The Solea senegalensis isolate Sse05_10M linkage group LG18, IFAPA_SoseM_1, whole genome shotgun sequence DNA segment ttaatgcAGACAttttacatataatatatttactGGCACAAATCTCTTTTACGAGtaatagatttttctttttctaagtTTAATTACCTTGCTGGCTCTGCCTTggattttttgtctcattttactTCACGAGTTATATCATCTAGAATACCTCAAATTACCTTTTAATGTCCTGTGTTGGTaaataaaaggattttaaacacttttgTTGTTTCAGTTACAATCCAGTCTTTATAAGAGGTACTGACGTGGTGTCCAGGTAGAGCGTCTGCACCCTGCAGCTGAGTAACTCGGGGTAAGTTTCCATCGACGGATCCGCTCTGAAGTCGCCGGTGTGGAGGACAGTCTGTCCATCAGGCAGGAAGAACAGCAGCATGGCAGCTCCTGGACAACTAACATAACAGGCACAGATTAGAGGTAAAGCTGGTGACCCTGTGCTGGGTCAGATTTGGTATTCACATCCATCTTTGGATGATTGGATCACATGTGGACAGGATTATgtatgactgttcacacctgacaTTCACATGCACACTGGTGGCATCTTCTGTGACTACTTGTGATTGTATCCACTTACCTGCGCTATATGCAAGACACAGATGTCATGTCTGTTTGCAAGAACAaaaagtacatatttttttgagtCTCTATGGTGGGataaggccactgtagttcccttaTGTGTTTGGTAAAGGGAGGGTTTCATGTGTAAAGGAATGTAGCCACCAGTGGCGATTGCTcgaagacagcaagggaagctcaatTTCCTCTGAAATGTCGTCAACTAAACATTTACTAAACATGCGCTAGGGCACGATTAGAACGTGTCACAAGTTTGTTCAGAAGCCCtttagcagcctccgcattaaaaccacttgaagctcaacttcaactgttctctacgGGACATGGTGCAGTGGACGGGAGCggatgctgggcttctgcatgatgattggaggaactttCATGATTGGTGAAAGGTGGacccagtttttgattgacagttttGCAGAAACATCCATGACAGctgagccttttctgcctcagacCTGTGTGGATTTTGAAAGGGAAGTCTTTAGACAACTAGCTGGTCATTGTGCGACCAttttcatttatacatatacactgtaaataaaaacactattatagcatcaTCATGTTGTTCTTGTCGTTAGTAGaatataaataactgggcctgaaatgagcttcccctgtttcaaagaccagcaactgccactggtCGCCACATAGTTTGAAGATGCATTAGGAGCATTCAGACCTGTACGTCACGCTGTCCACTTGTGATGTTCACTGTGGTCActcaggacacattttaataccaggtctgaatgttTGGAAAACTGATTTCTCGGATGTTCACCATGATGTTTTAGCATCTCAGTCGACATTTCACAGCGCAGTGCTTCCTTCTCACAAACTGTGTGGCTGCTAATAAGCAGATGATCACGACTCAATGGGCGACTCACTGGTTGGCATCAAGGAGGATGACGCGGACTCCTTCCACAGTCACCTGTGTGTTCATGGGGAGGACGTGGACATACTGCTCTGCCACCTTCAGTTTGCTTTTCACCAGGTTGCCTGTAATCTGACCACAAGTGGCAGACGTTAGTCAACTCACATCTTTTAATTTAGCAGCAACCACtagcagggaaaaaaacaaaatgcaagaTAAGATGTTGGAGCATCACAGTTCCATCATCCAAGATTGAGATTGTgaacatgtttcactgtttgaCTCTCAGAGGGTTTCAGAatcactgcagctgctgtattGCTTACCATTTACAAATCAAACTGCCCCTTGACACAAAACATAATCCAACAATACTCCCACACACAAGCTCCACTGTGATTTTGATCCATTTGACAGGAGACCTTACATCACCACAGCTAAACTCCTTTTCCCTAATATTTTTGATTCTGCACACCATCTAATGTGCCGTTAGTTTCACAGTTGTATGCTGTTTAATATCCTTGGTAGATGCAAACAAATTATGCACCCAATATAAACAAGAAACAAGCAAAGTCTAAATTCTTCAATTTGGTCAGTATATTACGTAACAAATATATCTTAATTTGGTTGCAGGTTTTTCACAGAGACAAAGTTAAAAGGAAATATTAAGTGAGACCcagacacatttacatttcctgAACACAAAGTGTTTTCTGCACGACTGTGTCATAAAATAGGTCTTCAAATTTCCATCAGCGCCAATGTCGTCAGAGCCCCAAGCAAATTGGTATTCACAGCTGCCAGCTGCAAGTGAAATTGTCATTACTCTCCGTCAACACAGTGCAGTGAGATAACAAATGGAGCAAACATTAACTCCATGAATTCTGTGCCAAAGAGCAGACATGGAGGTTTTTAATGAGCTGTAAATAAATAGGATTTTCCGAAAAGGACACAACAAAGGTTTTTAGCACCTTCAAAAGCAGCAAATTTCAAAGAACAGGTCTCTGTGAGGGAGACGGCATAAAACTACCATCCATAACCCTCTCCTGTCAACGGGAACGCCAAGTCCCAAAACTCCTTATTACTTCTACTTCAGTATAAGTGGAAAACATGAGGCCAAGTAACGCGATACAATGAGGTATGGGATGCCATGAAGATTTTATGTCTTCATGGCATCCCTGGACAATTTAATTTCAGTTCATGCATAATAATAGTAAAGATCCACTTTAAATTTTTAAAGTTCTAAACCATACAAAAACATGAGAAATATTTTTTGCATCACAGATGGGATacacatttttgaaagtgaaaaacaggAACCACAAGGTCCAGGAATGACAGGAAGAGttgcaggctcccccttgtggcacttcaaaataaatcactaggagtCTACAGCATTTTCATGTCACTTGTGTAAATTCCTCCCgataatggaaattcaccacCTTTCACATATCGTGAGTGCAATAAATCATATATAATCCCATAACTAGATACTTCATGTCCCTGTGGGATTTCATACTGGGCTCGGTGGTGCTGCACTTATcacaataactaaataaataaataaactaactaGATGCAACACAAACAGCGCAAACCTCAGCCAAGGCCACTCAATTTCTGTACTACcaccaaaatgtaatattttattgcTATACTGctcaaagaaaaggaaaaactacaactgatagttttattttacaatatgaCTTACTTTGTTACAGTAGATTGGAAGGGTGGAGTTCTTGGTCAACCCTCCGTAGTGGTCCGAGTGGAAATGTGTGAGGAAGTAGGCAGCGATGCCCTCAATCTCTCCGTACTGAAAAGCATCTATTACAAACTTTGTCCCTGAAGAAAAGTTAACAAATATTTTTCTTAGACGACAGATACAAAAGCGCTGAACTGTCAGATTCATACAGACAATCACTGACCTGGGATCTTCTTGTAGAAAGGACAACGTGGTAACTGAACTTCCCCATTAGCGTCCACTCTGTTCCTTCTACTTCTCCATCCACTGCTCCAACCACTCCTTGCTCCTCCCTGAGTGTTTACTGCATTGCTGCTTCCTACAGTCGCTGTTCCCTGTGAGGTATTTGTGGTTGTGTCAGCCCTACTTTTCCTCTGGCCGTCTCTCCTTGGTCGTCTGTGTCCCGAGTTCTCACCGCGCATTGGAGTTGAAACAGGGTTTAGCTCATTTGGTCCACTCTCAGCCACTTTCTCCTTCACTTTCAGGGGTTTGAGGCCAAAAAACACTCCAATGTCTGTCTGCTTCAGACCAGAAGCATGAGCGGCTTTGCTTTGGCCCTTCTGTGGTGTCATAGTTTGAGGTCTTTGGGGAGTTGAGGTTTGAGCTGCAGGTACTTGATGAGAATTTGTGTGAGGCTGCTCTAACTGAATGGTCTCGTTCAAGTTTCTTAAATCCAGGCTATCAGAGCTGAGGAGATTTTCTCTCAGGCGCTCTAAAACAATACTTTGTGGAGACTGAATGCTAGTTTTACATGGACTAACTGCACTGGCAGCTTCATTCTGAGTGGAACCTGCTCTGCGTTCAGCAGCAGCTGGCTGATCAGTGGGTGCTAATGAGGGAACTGGCTCCAGCTGGATGTTGGAGGATGACAGGTCTGCTTTATTGGTTTCGAAATTATCTATAAATTGAGTTAGCAGCTCATCTTCACTTGAAAAGCCATCACTAAGCAGTATCACTGacttatcattatcatcaaatTCATATGCACCACCATTAAAAAGTTGTTTCCTACACTCACTCTTACTATCTTCAGCTTGTGGAGGTAACTCAGAAAGAGGTGAGTATGATAtgaaatcatcattttcaggatGAGGCTCACATTTTGAAGAACCATCACAACCTTGTCCTCCACTGACTTCCTCTGGCTCTGTTTTACTTTCTTGGGATGCTCTGACAGGCTTGTTGCGTTTAGTAGAGGACGACCagcctttctttttctttaaatcctCCGGGCCAGGAGAGCGCAGCAACAGAAGTCCATTTGTGAGTTTAGACGGAGGTGTTCTGGTGTTATTGCTGTTATGAGGGGATAAGACAGAAGGACTGACAGCCCTGTCCTGTGAATTATCTAACACTAAGTCATCCACCTCATTTTTTATCAATCCAGGCAGATGACTAAAGCTCGACTCTCCATTGTTCTCAGCCTGCTGAGACAGACTGAGGAGGGCTGCGTCACCATTTGCTCTGCTGTGGGCAAGGAGCGTGTGGTTAAAATTCTTGTAATGGCTTGGAATGGTAGAAGAACACTGTAGGCCATCTGGACATtctgtatgaacacacacaacaatacaaaaatGACACCTACTACAATCAGGTACTACATAAGTATTCAagtggataaagcggtagacaacgGATGGCTATTGATATGCAATACCAATatcagacagagacacacattttaaatctttttaacaaGGTAAGCTGATAATATCACAGTAcagatgcacaatattatcggcATATAACATGGTAatggcagatattggctttagaACTGTGTTATTGGATGTAAGCAAACAAGCCAAAGATCCCTACTGACTAAAACATTAGGCTGAATagttcatttttgaaaaatgtatatCCACATCAGACATgattatgaaaaatattatgtaaATGCAGGTGGGCTCAGGTAAAAATATATGTTTTGGTATCAGTTCTTAGTAAATTGGCATATCGTATATGCCAACTAACCATAACTATCATCTCAAAATCACAGTGCATCCACTAATACAGATAACTATTCTGCTCTTATAAGGAAGAAACAAATGGCACTTTGATACCTAACCTTTCCCCTCCATGTTAAAATAGGTTAACACAGCTGACTTGATGACAGCAgtagacatactgtacatgtgcaaCCTTCACTCCCATTCTGATCACACAATATCTCTCTTTACTGTGTATCAATCAACTTTGTCAATGAGCTGGATGTCTGTACCTGTGCATTTGTGCCTGGGGATGTCAACACATTCAG contains these protein-coding regions:
- the dclre1a gene encoding DNA cross-link repair 1A protein, which codes for MSLKDDSENDIWEYKSIGKRKKTPEQLPGVRTVSKRRCTLRKACRRDTVVSVETFEGTEKGTKVEESTSVKDGHSNSEKFTLPLESSASCEEAVHTVSAAAEGLSSVDFCPMCQIPLSALVVQSQRWHVAECVDIPRHKCTECPDGLQCSSTIPSHYKNFNHTLLAHSRANGDAALLSLSQQAENNGESSFSHLPGLIKNEVDDLVLDNSQDRAVSPSVLSPHNSNNTRTPPSKLTNGLLLLRSPGPEDLKKKKGWSSSTKRNKPVRASQESKTEPEEVSGGQGCDGSSKCEPHPENDDFISYSPLSELPPQAEDSKSECRKQLFNGGAYEFDDNDKSVILLSDGFSSEDELLTQFIDNFETNKADLSSSNIQLEPVPSLAPTDQPAAAERRAGSTQNEAASAVSPCKTSIQSPQSIVLERLRENLLSSDSLDLRNLNETIQLEQPHTNSHQVPAAQTSTPQRPQTMTPQKGQSKAAHASGLKQTDIGVFFGLKPLKVKEKVAESGPNELNPVSTPMRGENSGHRRPRRDGQRKSRADTTTNTSQGTATVGSSNAVNTQGGARSGWSSGWRSRRNRVDANGEVQLPRCPFYKKIPGTKFVIDAFQYGEIEGIAAYFLTHFHSDHYGGLTKNSTLPIYCNKITGNLVKSKLKVAEQYVHVLPMNTQVTVEGVRVILLDANHCPGAAMLLFFLPDGQTVLHTGDFRADPSMETYPELLSCRVQTLYLDTTYCSPEYTFPRQQEVVNFAANTAFELVTLNPRTLVVCGSYSVGKEKVFLALADILGSKVCLSRDKYNTMCCLESEEIKQRITTDWKAAQVHVLPMMQISFNKLQQHLARFTTQYDQLVAFKPTGWTFSQQVESVEDIEPAISGNVSIYGVPYSEHSGFLELKRFVQWVQPLKIIPTVNNGSWTSRKAMEKCFSEWLKETKSKR